Proteins from one Fragaria vesca subsp. vesca linkage group LG6, FraVesHawaii_1.0, whole genome shotgun sequence genomic window:
- the LOC101308400 gene encoding AP2-like ethylene-responsive transcription factor At2g41710-like, translating to MASSSSDPGPKTESGSGSGGGGGGGAEASEAAPNDQQLLYRGLKKAKKERGCTAKERISKMPPCAAGKRSSIYRGVTRHRWTGRYEAHLWDKSTWNQNQNKKGKQVYLGAYDDEEAAARAYDLAALKYWGPGTLINFPVTDYTRDLEEMQNVSREEYLASLRRKSSGFSRGMSKYRALSSRWEPSFGRMGGSEYFNSIHYGTGDDQATENEFLGTFCIERKIDLTSYIKWWGPNKTRQAEGIIKSSEDVKHGFAGDSGCELKTLEWETQPTEPFQMPCLGVCHEGEKQKGARVSAMSILSRSAAYKSLQEKASIKQEKNADNDENENKNMIHKKDYGKEIEKPSSHDGGDERLSAALGMSGGLSLQRNTYPLTPFLSAPLLTNYNMIDPLVDPILWTSLAPNLPEVTKTETSASFTLFRPDE from the exons ATGGCTTCGTCGTCGTCGGATCCTGGTCCCAAGACCGAGAGCGGAAGCGGCAGCGGCGGCGGCGGAGGAGGAGGAGCGGAGGCCTCGGAAGCGGCGCCGAACGATCAGCAGTTGCTTTACAGAGGGCTGAAGAAGGCTAAGAAGGAGAGAGGCTGCACCGCCAAAGAGCGCATCAGCAAAATGCCTCCCTGTGCCGCCGGAAAACGGAGCTCCATTTACCGTGGAGTCACTCG GCATAGGTGGACGGGCCGTTACGAAGCTCATCTCTGGGATAAAAGTACCTGGAACCAGAACCAGAATAAGAAGGGAAAGCAAG TGTACTTGG GGGCGTATGATGATGAAGAGGCTGCAGCCAGAGCTTATGATCTTGCTGCCTTGAAATATTGGGGCCCCGGCACTCTGATTAATTTCCCT GTTACTGATTACACAAGAGATCTCGAAGAAATGCAGAATGTGTCAAGGGAGGAATATCTTGCATCCCTTCGCAG GAAGAGCAGTGGCTTCTCTAGAGGAATGTCTAAATATCGTGCACTCTCCAG CCGGTGGGAGCCATCGTTTGGTCGCATGGGTGGATCTGAATACTTCAATAGCATCCATTATG GCACAGGAGATGATCAAGCAACAGAAAATGAATTTTTAGGAACGTTTTGCATTGAAAGAAAGATTGATTTAACAAGTTACATCAAGTGGTGGGGTCCTAACAAAACTCGTCAAGCGGAAGGCATCATAAAATCATCTGAGGATGTAAAACATGGTTTCGCTGGAGATAGTGGATGTGAACTAAAAACATTGGAATGGGAAACGCAGCCCACTGAACCATTCCAGATGCCCTGTTTGGGTGTCTGCCATGAAGGTGAAAAGCAGAAAGGTGCCAGAGTCTCTGCCATGAGTATCTTGTCACGGTCAGCGGCTTATAAAAGCTTGCAAGAGAAAGCATCAATTAAACAAGAAAAGAATGCAGATAATGACGAGAATGAAAACAAAAATATGATCCACAAAAAAGACTATGGCAAGGAAATTGAGAAACCCTCAAGTCATGATGGTGGGGATGAGAGACTGAGTGCTGCATTAGGAATGAGTGGTGGATTGTCTCTCCAGAGGAATACATACCCATTGACTCCATTCTTGTCTGCACCACTGCTGACTAACTACAATATGATTGATCCATTAGTAGACCCCATTCTTTGGACATCTCTTGCTCCTAATCTTCCTGAG GTTACAAAGACTGAGACCAGTGCAAGTTTCACTTTATTTCGGCCTGACGAATGA
- the LOC101293420 gene encoding uncharacterized protein LOC101293420 → MKLQNLAYFEVRKFQNEHSCSLDILHHDHRQSSSSLIGQFVKSKFEGGTSRIYRPRDIIDDARVQLCVNMGSNIQLCVNMGYNKAWRAREAALEIARGSPEESFAQLRAYCAMLERRNQDTITHIENDDHNHFLCFFMAIGASIRGFRDSMRPVIAIDGTFLKRKYFGTMLMAACQDGENQIYPLAFGVVDLENDASWSWFLTKLRGAIGVVENLVFISDRYGSIAKVVDNVFPDE, encoded by the coding sequence ATGAAGCTACAAAACTTGGCCTATTTTGAAGTGAGAAAATTTCAAAATGAACATTCTTGTTCGTTAGATATTCTCCATCATGATCATCGACAATCAAGCAGCTCCCTAATTGGTCAATTTGTAAAGTCAAAGTTTGAGGGAGGAACCTCTCGTATATACAGACCTAGAGACATCATTGATGATGCTCGTGTTCAACTTTGTGTTAATATGGGTTCTAATATTCAACTTTGTGTTAATATGGGTTATAATAAAGCTTGGAGGGCAAGAGAAGCAGCACTAGAAATTGCAAGAGGATCGCCAGAGGAATCATTTGCTCAACTTCGAGCATATTGTGCTATGTTAGAGCGTCGAAACCAAGATACAATAACACACATAGAAAATGATGATCATAATCACTTTCTATGCTTTTTCATGGCAATTGGAGCCTCAATTAGAGGATTTCGTGATTCTATGAGGCCTGTTATTGCTATAGATGGTACATTTTTGAAAAGAAAGTACTTTGGAACCATGTTAATGGCTGCATGCCAAGATGGAGAGAATCAAATATATCCTTTGGCATTTGGGGTGGTAGACTTAGAAAATGATGCCTCATGGTCATGGTTTTTGACAAAATTAAGAGGGGCCATTGGAGTTGTAGAGAACCTTGTGTTCATATCTGATAGGTACGGAAGCATCGCCAAAGTTGTGGATAACGTTTTTCCTGATGAGTAA